One window from the genome of Spiractinospora alimapuensis encodes:
- a CDS encoding SDR family NAD(P)-dependent oxidoreductase produces MSRSTALVTGASRGIGSATAAALARDGVSLIGIHFGRDRSAGERTAERVLSHGATPVLIQADLAEGETAAAAIAAEWKRAVAENGFTGTDVFVSNAGINGAQVLSDLDPETYARVQAVNLTAPLFLLHHLSASLNDDGRVIAVSTGYTRVAAPTHLAYTASKAGLEGVMRAVAPELAQRGITVNTVAPGIIDTDLNADWIDAPGARDGAAAVSAFGRVGTPEDVADVISYLASDRARWVTAQTVDATGGSRL; encoded by the coding sequence ATGTCTCGATCCACAGCTCTCGTCACCGGCGCGTCCCGGGGGATCGGCTCCGCCACCGCGGCGGCACTGGCCCGTGACGGCGTCTCGCTGATCGGCATCCACTTCGGACGTGACCGCTCCGCCGGCGAACGAACGGCGGAGCGCGTGCTCTCGCACGGCGCGACGCCGGTCCTCATCCAGGCCGACCTGGCCGAAGGTGAGACGGCGGCAGCGGCCATCGCCGCCGAATGGAAGCGCGCGGTGGCCGAGAACGGTTTCACCGGCACGGACGTGTTCGTGAGCAACGCCGGCATCAATGGCGCTCAGGTGCTCTCCGACCTCGACCCCGAGACCTATGCGCGTGTGCAGGCGGTGAACCTCACCGCACCGCTGTTCCTGCTGCACCACCTGTCCGCGTCGTTGAACGACGACGGACGGGTGATCGCGGTCTCGACCGGCTACACGCGTGTCGCGGCACCGACCCATCTCGCCTACACCGCCTCCAAGGCCGGACTGGAAGGAGTGATGCGGGCCGTCGCACCGGAGCTGGCCCAGCGAGGCATCACCGTGAACACGGTCGCCCCCGGCATCATCGACACCGACCTCAACGCCGACTGGATCGACGCGCCCGGCGCCCGGGACGGCGCCGCCGCCGTCTCGGCGTTCGGCCGGGTCGGCACCCCTGAGGACGTGGCCGACGTGATCAGCTACCTGGCCAGCGACCGGGCGCGCTGGGTCACGGCACAGACCGTCGACGCCACCGGGGGATCGCGGTTGTAG
- a CDS encoding CPBP family intramembrane glutamic endopeptidase, with protein MATHTAPSQEHTSTSAPDLARATTLAPRGLTAFFVIAFAFSWTAWWAGTTLVDLGDPMPVVILGSFGPMVAAILVTAATQGRRGVGALFRRYSLRHRGGIAPYVIAALVVLAIAASAAVPVLLGEAFIDEGELNAALAIVPIQFLVIALAGGGNEELGWRGFAQPRLQGALPPLAANVLLGGIWAVWHAPLFAVAGTAQADMSFPAYALLCVGLTVVLGHVFNAARGGVLAPVLAHAAINVVSGLKATLVGSPASPVEIACVALAALLLMAVTRNRLGLRAPAAETPDR; from the coding sequence ATGGCAACCCACACCGCTCCGTCACAGGAGCACACCTCCACCTCCGCACCGGACCTGGCCCGCGCCACCACCCTCGCCCCGCGCGGCCTCACGGCGTTCTTCGTGATCGCCTTCGCGTTCTCCTGGACCGCCTGGTGGGCCGGCACCACCCTGGTCGACCTCGGCGACCCCATGCCCGTCGTCATCCTCGGCAGTTTCGGCCCGATGGTGGCCGCGATCCTGGTCACCGCCGCCACCCAGGGGCGACGGGGAGTCGGCGCGCTCTTCCGGCGCTACTCCCTCCGACACCGAGGCGGGATCGCCCCCTACGTCATCGCCGCCCTCGTCGTCCTGGCCATCGCCGCCTCCGCCGCGGTGCCCGTACTCCTCGGAGAGGCGTTCATCGACGAGGGCGAACTCAACGCCGCCCTGGCCATCGTGCCGATCCAGTTCCTGGTCATCGCCCTCGCCGGCGGTGGCAACGAAGAGCTCGGCTGGCGTGGCTTCGCCCAGCCACGGCTTCAGGGCGCGTTGCCTCCGCTGGCGGCCAACGTGCTCCTCGGCGGGATCTGGGCCGTGTGGCACGCACCGCTGTTCGCCGTGGCCGGCACCGCCCAGGCCGACATGTCCTTCCCGGCCTATGCCCTGCTCTGTGTGGGTCTCACGGTGGTCCTGGGGCACGTCTTCAACGCCGCCCGCGGCGGTGTCCTCGCCCCCGTGCTGGCCCACGCCGCGATCAACGTCGTCTCCGGCCTCAAGGCGACGCTCGTCGGCTCCCCCGCCAGCCCGGTGGAGATCGCCTGCGTCGCCCTCGCCGCGCTGCTCCTCATGGCCGTCACCCGCAACCGCCTGGGCCTGCGCGCACCCGCCGCGGAGACCCCAGACCGTTGA
- a CDS encoding nuclear transport factor 2 family protein, which translates to MSVTEESGAGFDTATLRHAIEDRDVDAMLGMLAEDAEVRTVNRNAPPGAPVALHGRFEIEGALRDVFGREMTHELRNVVVEGNHAAYEELCTYPDGTQVLGITMLDLENGRIRRQTTVEAWDEEKPG; encoded by the coding sequence ATGTCCGTCACGGAAGAGAGCGGTGCCGGGTTCGACACGGCGACGCTGCGTCACGCCATCGAGGACCGGGACGTCGACGCGATGCTGGGAATGCTCGCGGAGGACGCCGAGGTGCGCACGGTGAACCGGAACGCGCCTCCAGGAGCGCCGGTCGCGTTGCACGGGCGCTTCGAGATCGAGGGCGCCCTGCGCGACGTGTTCGGTCGCGAGATGACGCACGAACTGCGCAATGTCGTGGTGGAGGGGAACCACGCCGCGTACGAGGAACTATGCACGTATCCCGACGGGACCCAGGTTCTCGGGATCACCATGCTCGACCTGGAGAACGGGCGCATTCGGCGCCAGACCACGGTCGAGGCGTGGGACGAGGAGAAGCCGGGCTGA
- a CDS encoding MFS transporter, whose protein sequence is MTDLADERRMARLRPVLAAILMAMAMATLTSSIVGPAMPTIVGDLGRIDLLPWVASATLLALTVSTPVWAALSDRFGRKRPFQVAMVLFVVAALVAGLAQDMVTLIVARFLQGVGAGGLVVLAQVLLADILPPRQRGRYNGLIGAALLLPMVGGPVLGGVLVGLGDAGWRWCFLINVPVGLLTLVFNQRFLPADAATGRARPLDWRGTVAVTGAASCGMLLLTLGGAEFAWTSGWSWGLGGAALALTALAIHTQRRASAPILPPWLFTHRTVALALVGTALLGAGNYAGMIYLPQFLQLVAHLSPTESGLMMLPLLLGLQGALTVSGFLISRNGRWKSHAVLGFSLLVAAFLLLAGLTTRPELILLGVGFTLVGCGLGLSMQVLMLAAQNEVDGEGTAAVTAAITFFRSLGGAIGVSALGAVFATRLRSGLTGGDDLGLPARLTEDLELGAPEELRALPAAAGELVHEALTGAMQGVFLAAAILTAVGTVAVLAMRTTRLRSTMTRDR, encoded by the coding sequence ATGACGGACCTCGCGGACGAGCGGCGAATGGCGCGGCTTCGGCCCGTCCTCGCCGCGATCCTGATGGCCATGGCGATGGCCACGCTGACGAGCTCCATCGTCGGCCCCGCGATGCCGACCATCGTGGGTGACCTCGGGCGGATCGACCTCCTGCCCTGGGTGGCCAGTGCGACCCTCCTCGCCCTGACCGTGTCCACCCCCGTCTGGGCGGCCCTGTCGGACCGGTTCGGGCGCAAACGTCCCTTCCAGGTCGCGATGGTGCTGTTCGTCGTCGCGGCCCTGGTGGCCGGCCTCGCGCAGGACATGGTGACGCTGATCGTCGCCCGGTTCCTCCAAGGAGTCGGGGCGGGAGGACTCGTCGTGCTGGCCCAGGTGTTGCTCGCGGACATCCTTCCGCCGAGACAGCGAGGACGCTACAACGGCCTGATCGGCGCGGCCCTGTTGCTACCCATGGTCGGTGGCCCCGTCCTCGGCGGAGTGCTCGTGGGGCTCGGCGACGCCGGGTGGCGCTGGTGTTTCCTGATCAACGTCCCGGTGGGTCTGCTCACCCTGGTGTTCAACCAACGTTTCCTGCCCGCGGACGCCGCGACCGGTCGGGCACGGCCGCTGGACTGGCGGGGGACGGTCGCGGTCACCGGCGCCGCATCCTGCGGAATGCTGCTGCTCACGCTGGGTGGAGCCGAATTCGCCTGGACCTCGGGATGGAGCTGGGGCCTGGGCGGCGCCGCGCTCGCGCTGACCGCACTCGCGATCCACACCCAGCGGCGCGCGTCCGCGCCGATCCTCCCGCCGTGGCTCTTCACGCACCGCACCGTCGCGCTGGCGCTTGTCGGAACCGCGCTCCTGGGCGCCGGCAACTACGCCGGAATGATCTACCTCCCTCAGTTCCTCCAGCTCGTCGCGCACCTGAGTCCCACGGAGTCGGGCCTGATGATGCTCCCGCTCCTGCTCGGCCTGCAGGGGGCGCTCACGGTCTCCGGGTTCCTCATCTCCCGCAACGGTCGATGGAAGTCCCACGCGGTGCTGGGGTTCTCCCTCCTCGTCGCGGCCTTCCTCCTACTGGCCGGGCTCACCACGCGGCCGGAGCTCATCCTCCTGGGGGTGGGATTCACGTTGGTCGGATGTGGGCTCGGGCTGTCCATGCAGGTCCTGATGTTGGCGGCGCAGAACGAGGTCGACGGGGAGGGGACCGCCGCGGTGACGGCCGCGATCACGTTCTTCCGTTCACTGGGCGGCGCCATCGGCGTCTCCGCACTGGGCGCCGTCTTCGCCACGCGGCTCCGCAGTGGGCTGACGGGAGGCGACGACCTTGGTCTCCCCGCACGCCTCACCGAGGACCTCGAGCTCGGGGCACCGGAGGAACTGCGCGCACTGCCCGCGGCGGCCGGGGAACTCGTACACGAGGCGCTCACCGGCGCCATGCAGGGCGTGTTCCTCGCCGCCGCGATCCTGACCGCGGTGGGCACGGTCGCAGTGCTGGCCATGCGGACGACCCGCCTGCGCTCCACGATGACGCGGGATCGCTAG
- a CDS encoding TetR/AcrR family transcriptional regulator C-terminal domain-containing protein, whose amino-acid sequence MDDPHAPQIDSVFARPPRGRRSQPALSRERIVTATIALLDREGTRALTMRKVAAELGVHATSLYWHVERREDLVDLAVDEILAGAAADLPGPDVTWDVAVKRTAHRFYAALTAHAWAAEFAGSRPLIGPNAVALSRRIITALHDHGGTEQQQAVAIRAMSHQLVGAAITTVAMRTTRATAPETHDNARTTAVSEPDALAVENTYFDQVLDLVIAGIRAQRDG is encoded by the coding sequence ATGGACGATCCCCACGCCCCGCAGATCGACAGCGTCTTCGCGCGCCCTCCGCGTGGCCGCCGGTCCCAACCCGCGCTCAGCCGCGAACGCATCGTCACCGCGACGATCGCGCTCCTGGACCGGGAGGGCACCCGGGCGCTCACCATGCGCAAGGTCGCCGCCGAGCTCGGCGTGCACGCCACGAGCCTCTACTGGCACGTGGAACGCCGCGAGGACCTCGTCGACCTCGCCGTGGACGAGATCCTCGCCGGCGCCGCCGCGGACCTACCCGGGCCGGACGTCACCTGGGACGTCGCCGTCAAGCGGACCGCGCACCGGTTCTACGCCGCGTTGACGGCCCACGCCTGGGCCGCGGAGTTCGCGGGGTCGCGCCCGCTGATCGGACCCAACGCCGTCGCCCTGTCACGGCGGATCATCACCGCGCTGCACGACCACGGCGGGACCGAACAGCAACAGGCCGTCGCCATCCGGGCGATGTCCCACCAACTCGTCGGCGCCGCGATCACCACGGTCGCCATGCGCACCACCCGCGCGACCGCCCCGGAGACCCACGACAACGCCCGGACCACGGCGGTCTCGGAGCCCGACGCCCTGGCGGTCGAGAACACGTACTTCGACCAGGTGCTCGATCTGGTGATCGCTGGCATCAGGGCACAACGCGACGGCTGA
- a CDS encoding SAM-dependent methyltransferase, translated as MADPTEFMRQAAREPDAGAPPPAIPTDRPTPARIYGLHLGSKDNFAIDREAAAEGLKQYPEAVDVARENRRFLYRAVRYLARDAGIDQFIDLGSGLPSDNNVHEVAQEFRPDARVVYVDNDPIVFAHGRALLAKDASTAFIQADIGDTEAILNAAETKELIDLSRPVAVLMLSILHYVPDDSEVRRIAFGCLEPAAPGSFLALSAVVSEIESTRAEVDANAAAIGMTFRTREPREVDALLAGLDPVPPGLCDVNDWRPDPDQPPLPDPHPVVAPYLGASKHTRRGYEYGGVLRAE; from the coding sequence ATGGCAGACCCGACAGAGTTCATGCGGCAGGCGGCCCGGGAACCCGACGCGGGCGCGCCACCGCCCGCGATCCCGACCGATCGCCCCACACCGGCCCGTATCTACGGCCTGCACCTGGGCAGTAAGGACAACTTCGCGATCGACCGCGAAGCCGCCGCGGAGGGGCTGAAGCAGTACCCCGAGGCGGTGGACGTCGCGCGGGAGAACCGCCGGTTCCTGTATCGGGCGGTGCGCTACCTGGCGCGGGACGCCGGCATCGACCAGTTCATCGACCTGGGGTCGGGTTTGCCGTCGGACAACAACGTGCACGAGGTGGCCCAGGAGTTCCGCCCGGACGCCCGGGTGGTGTACGTGGACAACGATCCCATCGTCTTCGCGCACGGCCGCGCGCTCCTGGCCAAGGACGCCTCGACCGCCTTCATCCAGGCCGACATCGGCGACACCGAGGCGATCCTGAACGCCGCGGAGACGAAGGAGCTGATCGACCTCTCCCGGCCGGTCGCGGTGTTGATGCTCTCCATCCTGCACTACGTCCCCGACGACTCCGAGGTGCGCCGGATCGCGTTCGGCTGCCTCGAACCGGCGGCCCCCGGCAGCTTCCTCGCACTGTCGGCGGTCGTCTCCGAGATCGAGTCGACGCGCGCGGAGGTGGACGCCAACGCGGCGGCCATCGGTATGACGTTCCGTACCCGTGAACCCCGCGAGGTGGACGCCCTGCTCGCGGGCCTTGACCCGGTGCCCCCGGGTCTGTGCGACGTCAACGACTGGCGCCCCGACCCCGACCAGCCCCCGCTGCCGGACCCGCACCCCGTGGTCGCCCCCTACCTCGGCGCCTCCAAGCACACCCGCCGCGGCTACGAGTACGGCGGAGTGCTGCGCGCGGAGTAG
- a CDS encoding TetR/AcrR family transcriptional regulator, with protein sequence MARTKDPAVRSLLVHRAAQLLRTRQPVTSRALVADTGVSTMAVYTYFGGMDGLWSALRQEGFTRLSAELANVAPSTDAIRDLAALGSAYVSSALAAPDLYRVMFDANFELEDAAAADDTLNTLVSAINRARADGRLRDDVEPVDLATQSWAIGHGLTSLTANGPLPLDALDHGVTLLTALFVSAGDEPDRCHRSVRAGWRVRPDGTRSGPDE encoded by the coding sequence ATGGCACGCACCAAGGATCCCGCTGTCCGTTCCCTGCTCGTGCATCGTGCCGCGCAGCTACTCCGTACCAGGCAGCCGGTCACGTCGCGGGCGCTGGTCGCCGACACCGGCGTTTCCACGATGGCGGTCTACACCTACTTCGGAGGGATGGACGGCCTGTGGAGCGCCCTGCGCCAGGAGGGTTTCACCCGACTGTCCGCCGAACTCGCCAACGTGGCGCCGTCGACGGACGCGATCCGGGACCTGGCCGCCCTGGGCTCGGCCTACGTGTCCTCCGCCCTGGCCGCACCCGATCTCTACCGGGTGATGTTCGACGCGAACTTCGAGCTCGAGGACGCCGCGGCGGCGGACGACACCCTGAACACCCTGGTCAGCGCGATCAACCGGGCACGGGCCGACGGACGGCTCCGCGACGACGTCGAACCGGTCGACCTCGCGACCCAGAGCTGGGCGATCGGACACGGACTGACCTCGCTGACAGCCAACGGCCCGCTGCCACTGGACGCTCTCGACCACGGCGTCACACTGCTGACCGCGTTGTTCGTCAGCGCGGGGGACGAACCAGATCGCTGTCACCGTTCGGTGCGCGCCGGGTGGCGCGTTCGCCCGGACGGGACGCGGTCCGGGCCGGACGAGTGA
- a CDS encoding protein-tyrosine phosphatase family protein, with protein sequence MVRALTLDFVAIGVGTIAVSHRPRVKSLPAMRSLGATHLVSLLSTREGAREIGAAARAAGLEWVWVELANGDVPPPARDHELASALSGLTQILREGAGVVVHCSAGIHRTGMFSYALLRATGLGPEDAIATLRRSRVTTADGVGEHRLSWGDRLSVTMGWAAR encoded by the coding sequence ATGGTTCGTGCTCTGACGCTGGACTTCGTCGCGATCGGCGTTGGAACGATCGCGGTGTCGCATCGCCCCCGGGTGAAGTCGCTCCCCGCGATGAGATCGTTGGGAGCGACCCACCTGGTTTCGCTACTGTCCACACGCGAAGGGGCGCGGGAGATCGGGGCCGCCGCTCGCGCGGCGGGTCTGGAGTGGGTCTGGGTGGAACTCGCCAACGGGGACGTCCCCCCGCCAGCGCGCGACCATGAGCTGGCCAGTGCGTTGAGTGGGCTGACCCAGATCCTGCGCGAGGGCGCCGGCGTCGTCGTCCACTGCTCAGCGGGGATTCATCGGACAGGCATGTTCTCCTACGCTCTCCTGCGCGCCACTGGCCTTGGTCCCGAGGACGCGATAGCCACATTGCGGCGGTCGCGAGTCACGACCGCCGACGGAGTCGGCGAGCACCGGCTCTCCTGGGGTGACCGCCTCAGCGTGACGATGGGGTGGGCAGCGCGGTGA
- a CDS encoding TetR/AcrR family transcriptional regulator produces the protein MTMGQSTSQRRTKERREERAERILDATKELILRWGYRKTTLDDIARQAEVGKGTLFLHWPNRDTLFVSLLLRERLGMLTDIRDTLAEAPGTATVERFFYRHIQAYRRRPLLTALVRRDQSTLGRLAEQRQDGRNLAERRVELVAYFEELGTAGVVRDDRPANDLVHVVVATIYGFISIDQFLAEDSLTDDHAAELCADGIARITTSNAPRTADLVAAESEITMRHADRMLAITQRKYQASLDEPGGTDTV, from the coding sequence ATGACGATGGGCCAGAGCACGAGCCAGCGGCGCACGAAGGAACGGCGCGAGGAACGCGCCGAACGCATCCTCGACGCGACCAAGGAGCTCATCCTCCGCTGGGGGTATCGCAAGACCACGCTCGACGACATCGCCCGCCAGGCGGAGGTCGGCAAGGGCACCCTGTTCCTGCACTGGCCCAACCGCGACACGTTGTTCGTCTCGCTGCTGCTCCGGGAGCGTCTCGGCATGCTGACCGACATCCGGGACACCCTCGCGGAGGCCCCGGGAACGGCCACGGTCGAGCGCTTCTTCTACCGCCACATTCAGGCCTATCGGCGCCGTCCCCTCTTGACCGCGCTCGTGCGTCGCGACCAGAGCACCCTCGGCCGTCTCGCGGAGCAGCGACAGGACGGCAGGAACCTCGCCGAGCGACGGGTGGAGCTCGTCGCCTACTTCGAGGAGCTTGGCACGGCGGGAGTGGTGCGCGACGACCGCCCAGCCAACGACCTCGTGCACGTCGTCGTCGCCACGATCTACGGCTTCATCTCCATCGACCAGTTCCTCGCCGAGGACTCCCTCACCGACGACCACGCCGCCGAGCTGTGCGCCGACGGCATCGCGCGGATCACCACGTCGAACGCCCCGCGAACCGCGGATTTGGTCGCCGCGGAGTCCGAGATCACGATGCGCCACGCCGACCGGATGCTCGCCATCACCCAGAGGAAGTACCAGGCGTCCCTCGACGAACCAGGGGGCACGGACACGGTGTGA
- a CDS encoding TetR/AcrR family transcriptional regulator, with translation MEKTRKAGRPRSFDPDQALDQALLVFWEHGYEGASMASLQAATGLTAPALYRAFDSKERLFELAVRRYQERYAFAARSDLPFAEAIAHYLDRAAREFTTDPGRGCLVSTGLLATGRDSELAAAVVRAERDQALANLRGRIIDARARGELPPTTDTEGLARTIGALIQGMSVQARDGAGYRELATIATAARDLLPTDVPGA, from the coding sequence ATGGAAAAGACTCGCAAGGCAGGACGCCCGCGCTCATTCGACCCGGATCAGGCGTTGGACCAGGCGCTCCTGGTGTTCTGGGAGCACGGTTACGAGGGCGCGAGCATGGCATCGCTCCAAGCCGCCACCGGGTTGACGGCTCCCGCGCTCTATCGTGCGTTCGACTCCAAGGAGCGCCTGTTCGAGCTCGCTGTGCGGCGCTACCAGGAGCGATACGCCTTCGCCGCCCGCTCCGACCTCCCATTCGCGGAGGCCATCGCCCACTACCTGGACCGGGCCGCTCGGGAGTTCACCACCGACCCCGGACGAGGGTGCCTCGTCTCCACCGGGCTGCTCGCCACCGGCCGCGACTCCGAGCTCGCCGCCGCGGTGGTGCGGGCGGAACGTGACCAGGCCCTGGCGAACCTGCGAGGTCGCATCATCGACGCCCGGGCGCGCGGGGAGCTACCTCCAACCACCGACACCGAAGGACTCGCGCGCACCATCGGAGCGTTGATCCAGGGAATGTCCGTACAGGCCCGAGACGGCGCCGGCTACCGGGAACTCGCCACCATCGCCACCGCCGCCCGAGACCTGCTGCCAACGGACGTCCCCGGGGCCTGA
- a CDS encoding RidA family protein: MAVRLVNPEGLPKPEVYRQMSVATGSRMVFLAGQVARDADGQPVGTGDLAAQVEQCYMNIATALAAAGGSFDDVAKLTIYVVDWDPEKMPLLGEGVTRAAERLGVDPTKPITLLGVSALGEPDLLVEVEATAVLD, from the coding sequence ATGGCTGTACGACTGGTGAACCCCGAAGGACTGCCCAAGCCCGAGGTCTATCGACAGATGTCGGTCGCGACCGGCTCGAGGATGGTGTTCCTCGCGGGACAGGTGGCCCGAGACGCCGACGGTCAGCCCGTGGGTACCGGGGATCTGGCGGCCCAGGTGGAGCAGTGCTACATGAACATCGCCACCGCGCTCGCGGCGGCCGGCGGGTCCTTCGACGACGTCGCCAAGCTGACGATCTATGTCGTCGACTGGGACCCGGAGAAGATGCCTCTCCTCGGCGAGGGCGTGACCCGCGCCGCGGAGCGGCTGGGCGTCGACCCCACCAAACCGATCACCCTGCTCGGCGTCTCCGCGCTGGGTGAGCCCGACCTGCTGGTCGAGGTGGAGGCGACCGCGGTGTTGGACTAG
- a CDS encoding tetratricopeptide repeat protein — translation MPLAGDLTTAQNERRSRIISTLTAAGWASDTILWDAGIATDFVASVSLRRFGWACKCDYVVASEPGGLPEYLDLQWNTPEAEVRVFVDFLGPSGRGTDTLTTVLDVLVQSGRHEQYTDRLVPATIATLLEVCQVFVHGDGGRLRPLTSQLGDGEDHDDDLHSDDRPTGRGTVTTTEATASGGTVTATTWHSTPDEDITYADPVEDRLHKALTAVGWRTSPDEAQLRDELESFYVDRGSLRISAGNLHINGGVETRVRVSRDDSYFLLKVDGINRPEDADRLIEVLRSWQHRLTEDNLLELGKALFAAYATVHRMGQDDEWHRVRHPDAPRSPAPAPAGADARSRHVGARLEQAGWFQTQPGRPATVSRALRTGHGTTLRVDHMVGVLPTLAESLRLTVWLPEGEESTFGSPAVFDIDVFDLGSGRGNRDQLATVLDVIGTHQNSVRCAKTLGSLLQSLSLLCPIHRFDVATNESTSFLLSVDWDPDNEWSESTRPPAPRALLTVERQISSDPAGGSAALWFERGVAALADDQPHLALEGFNAAIQRDSRHAPARFQRARLLRLVGADHAGSEYRQCVELGYEVGPALIEHAKCLSMEGRGAEGLTLLEELTRRLPDYFPGWYQKAATAHTAGRHELAVAAATSAARLQPRHANTFWFRAAAYAQLGDVDAAIEDIAATLKLKPSLRSEIRDDTDFEHMRTDERFVSVVDPRPEPERMDRTLADVLWNGGWRPDDMDIQRATFTSLEYPCPAGRLIVSQFEDEVFVNLRPRGGEADEAWLYTPVGDPTDLGALLVAWQDALSPDYFPYFAEQANGRVEGVSWHWGHP, via the coding sequence ATGCCGCTCGCCGGGGACCTCACCACCGCCCAGAACGAACGCCGGTCCCGGATCATCTCCACCCTGACCGCCGCGGGATGGGCGTCGGACACGATCCTGTGGGACGCGGGCATCGCCACCGACTTCGTCGCCAGCGTGTCCCTGCGCCGCTTCGGCTGGGCGTGCAAATGCGACTACGTGGTGGCGAGCGAACCCGGAGGCCTACCGGAATACCTTGACCTCCAGTGGAACACCCCCGAGGCCGAGGTGCGGGTGTTCGTGGATTTCCTCGGTCCCTCGGGACGGGGAACCGACACCCTGACCACGGTGCTGGACGTCCTGGTCCAGTCCGGACGGCACGAGCAGTACACCGATCGGCTGGTCCCCGCCACGATCGCCACACTCCTCGAGGTTTGCCAGGTCTTCGTCCACGGCGACGGTGGACGCCTCCGTCCGCTCACCTCCCAGCTCGGCGACGGCGAGGACCACGACGACGACCTCCACTCCGACGACCGCCCCACGGGCCGCGGCACGGTCACGACCACTGAGGCCACGGCGAGCGGCGGCACCGTCACCGCCACCACGTGGCACAGCACTCCCGACGAGGACATCACCTACGCCGATCCCGTCGAGGACCGGCTGCACAAGGCCCTCACCGCAGTCGGCTGGCGGACCAGCCCGGACGAGGCCCAGCTCCGTGACGAGCTGGAGTCGTTCTACGTCGACCGCGGCTCACTGCGCATAAGCGCGGGAAACCTCCACATCAACGGCGGAGTCGAGACCCGTGTGCGGGTCTCCCGTGACGACAGCTACTTCCTGCTCAAGGTCGATGGGATCAACCGTCCCGAGGACGCCGACCGGCTCATCGAGGTTCTGCGTTCCTGGCAGCACCGCCTGACAGAGGACAACCTGCTCGAGCTCGGCAAGGCACTCTTCGCGGCCTACGCCACCGTCCACCGAATGGGCCAGGACGACGAGTGGCATCGAGTCCGGCACCCCGACGCCCCCCGCTCCCCCGCCCCGGCTCCCGCCGGGGCCGACGCCCGATCCCGGCACGTTGGTGCCCGGCTCGAGCAAGCCGGCTGGTTCCAGACACAACCCGGCCGACCGGCGACCGTCAGCCGAGCGTTGCGCACCGGCCACGGAACGACCCTGCGCGTGGACCACATGGTCGGCGTGCTCCCCACCCTCGCGGAATCACTCCGACTCACCGTGTGGCTGCCCGAGGGTGAGGAGTCGACGTTCGGCTCTCCCGCCGTCTTCGACATCGACGTGTTCGATCTCGGATCAGGGCGAGGTAACCGCGACCAGCTGGCGACCGTGTTGGACGTGATCGGCACCCACCAGAACTCCGTTCGATGCGCGAAGACGTTGGGATCGCTGCTGCAATCCCTGTCCCTGCTGTGCCCGATCCACCGGTTCGACGTGGCAACGAACGAGTCGACCAGCTTCCTGTTGTCCGTCGACTGGGACCCGGACAACGAGTGGAGCGAGTCAACCCGTCCGCCGGCCCCACGGGCGCTGCTCACCGTGGAGCGGCAGATATCCAGTGACCCGGCCGGCGGCAGCGCCGCCCTGTGGTTCGAGCGGGGCGTCGCCGCTCTGGCCGACGACCAACCCCACCTGGCCTTGGAAGGATTCAACGCCGCGATCCAGCGCGACTCTCGCCACGCACCGGCCCGCTTCCAACGGGCGCGGCTGCTCCGGCTCGTCGGGGCGGACCACGCGGGCTCGGAGTACCGTCAGTGCGTCGAACTCGGGTACGAGGTCGGCCCAGCACTGATCGAACACGCGAAGTGTCTGTCGATGGAGGGCCGCGGAGCCGAGGGGCTGACCCTGCTCGAGGAACTCACCCGACGGCTCCCCGACTACTTCCCCGGCTGGTACCAGAAGGCGGCCACGGCGCACACCGCCGGCCGGCACGAGCTCGCCGTCGCGGCCGCGACCTCGGCGGCGCGACTCCAACCGAGGCACGCCAACACGTTCTGGTTCCGCGCCGCCGCGTACGCCCAACTCGGCGACGTGGACGCGGCCATCGAGGACATCGCGGCGACGCTGAAGCTGAAGCCGTCGCTCCGATCGGAGATCCGTGACGACACCGACTTCGAACACATGCGCACCGATGAACGATTCGTGTCCGTCGTGGATCCCCGGCCGGAACCGGAGCGGATGGACCGGACGCTCGCCGACGTGCTCTGGAACGGAGGCTGGCGGCCCGACGACATGGACATCCAACGTGCGACGTTTACGTCGTTGGAGTACCCGTGTCCGGCCGGCCGCCTGATCGTGAGCCAGTTCGAGGACGAGGTGTTCGTCAACCTGCGCCCCCGGGGTGGCGAGGCGGACGAGGCCTGGTTGTACACCCCGGTCGGGGACCCGACCGACCTCGGCGCGCTGTTGGTGGCGTGGCAGGACGCCCTGAGCCCTGACTACTTCCCCTACTTCGCCGAACAGGCGAACGGCCGGGTGGAAGGGGTCAGTTGGCACTGGGGACACCCTTAG